A segment of the Aliidongia dinghuensis genome:
AACGTGGTGCCCTCGAGCCGCACGCCGCGCAGGTCCGCGCCGCGGAGATCGGCGCCTCTGAGCGAGGCCCCGCGCAAGTCGACCGGCCAGTCGCGGCCGGCGGGCCTGCCTTCCGGCGTGAGGAGCGCCATCGGGCCGAGCTTGGCCCCAGCCATGTGGGCCAAGTCGAGTACCGCGCCCGCCAGATTGGCGCCCGACAGGTCGGCACCCGTCAGCTGCGCGCGGCCGAGCCGCGCCCCATCGAACTGAGCGAGGCACAGCTTTGCGTCGGCAAGATCGGCCAGCGTCAGATCGGCCTCGGAAAAGCACGCGCCGGACAGATCGAACCCGGCGAGGCTCGTGCCGTGCAGTGCCGCCTTGGACTGGTCGAGCCGCGCGCCTGCGGCACCGTTGGTCGCGATCCATTCGCGATGCAGCGTCAGCAGCTCCTTGAGCACCGCCGACAGCGGCTCGCGCCGGTCGCGGCTGCTCTCGTCCGAGATCTGCGCGCCGTCGAGGAGGGCCGCCGACAGGTCGGTGTTGCGCAGCTTCGCCTGGCGCAAGTCGGCGCCGCGAAAATCCGCACCCTCGATCCGGCAATTGTTGAGCAGCGCCCCTTTGAGCCGCGCCCGCCCGAAATTGGCGCCGCTGAGGTCGGCACCGTTCAGGTTGGCCGCAAACAGCATCGTGTTGTGGAAATTGGCGCCGCGCAGGTTGGCACCCGTGAGGTCGGCCAGCGACAGATCGGCCTCGACGAGCTTGGCGCGGCTGAGATCGGCACCGGCGAGCACGGCGGACTGGCTGCGCGACACCTGTCGGGTCGACAGCCAGACGACGAGCTGGCCCGGCCGGAGATCGGCGCGTTCGAGATTGGTGCCGCGCAACCGCGCCTTGGCGAGCGTGGCGCCACGCAGATCGGCGCCGATCATCGTCGCCTCGGTCAGATCGGCCCCGGTCAGGTTGGCACCGAACAGGTCGGCCCCATCGAGGAAGCTGCGGGCAAGGCGCGCGTGGCTGAGATCGGCACCGGCAAGCATGGCCAGGCTCAGGCGCTGCCGCTCGAGATCGGTGCCCGTGAGCGTGACGCCCCGCATCGACAGGCGCTGGCCGTTCGGCCGCCCTTCGAGAATGAGCCGGTGCGCGGCGAGCGCAGGAACGAGATCAACCGGGACCACAGGAGCCGCCGTCATTGGGTCTCGCGCAGTCTAGGAGCCGGTGGGCGCTCTCGCCAGTGGCCACCGCCTCACCCCCGCCCTCGGTCGCGGCAGGCCCAGGCGACCCGCGCCCCGCATTGCCGCGTCACGTTTCGTAGCTGGCGCCGGTCAGTTTCGCGCCACCGAGCACCGCGTTCATATAATCGCTGCCGCGCAGGTCGGCGGTCGTCAGGTCCGCCGCCGTAAAGTCGGCACCCTCGAGCCGGGCACGGCGCAGATCGGCGCCGCCGAGGTCGGCCCGTACGAGGCTCGCCCCGCGCAGGTCGGCCGGCCAATCCCGCCCGGTCGAGCGGCCATCGGTGCCGCGGATCGGCATCGGCCCGAGCCTCGCCCCGTTGAGCCTGGCGCCGGCAAGATCGGCCTTGGCGAGCGAGGCGCCCGACAGGTCAGCACCGGCCAGCTGACAGTCGCGCAGACGCGCCTTGTCGAGCTGTGCCAGACAGAGCTTGGCGCCGCGCAGGTCGGCGCCGGAGAGGTCGCAATCCGTGAGCTTCGCGCCTGAAAGATCGGCCCGCGCGAGATTGAAGCCGGCGAGCGACGCGCCGCTGAGATCAAGCCGGCGCCCGCCGACGCCGTTCGTCACGATCCATTCGATGTGCTGGGACAGCCGGAGCCGGAAGCTCTCGTCGTCGAGCGGCGGCTCGCCGTCGTTCAGGACGACGCCCTGGCACGACGCCTTGCCGAGGTCGACGTTACGCAGCTCGGCGCGCCGGAGATCGGCGCCGTCGAAGCGCGCCGCATCGACCCGCGCGTTGTTGAGCAGCGTCGCCCGGAGCGAGGCGCCGGTGAAATTCGCCCGCGTAAGGTCCGTACCGGTCAGGTTGGCGCCGTCGAGCATGGCACCCGCCAGATCGGCGTCCGTCAGGTTCGCATAGCCGAAGTTGGCCCCGGGCGCCTTGACGCTCACGAGCCGCGTCCCCCGCAGGTTGGCGCCCGTCAGGTCGGCCGGCGCCTCGCGCACCCGTCGCTCGCCGCCGACGAGGATCACGCCCTGCCCCGGCCCGAGGTCGGCCTGCTCGAGATTGGCTCCTTGGAGATTGGCCTTGCGCAGGTTGGCGCCGCGCAAATCGGCACCGACCAGCGTGGCATGGGAGAGATTGGCCCCCGCGAGATTGGCACCACCCAGGTCGGCATTGTCGATGCTGCTGCGCGACAGGATCGCGAGGCTGAGATCGGCGCCGGCGAGATGCGCGAACTGCAGGCGCTGCTTTGACAGATCAGTCCCGGAAAGGGCGGCGCCCTTGAGATTGAGGAGCCGGCCGTGCGGCTTGCCATCCAGGTAGAGCCGATGCTCCGAGATCGCTTGCAGCAGATCGGCGGATTTCATCGCGTCCTCGCGGAACAGCGGCATCCGCCGGGGGACTGAGCCGGCGAGCGCTCGGAACCCCACGAGAAGCGGGCAGAATTCTCTTCAAAGTGCGGCAAAACGAACTCCGACGCTTGCAGAGCAAACCCGAGCAGCAAAGTACGTATAAAATTTCCGATATTTGCGAGCTATAGGCAAATACTTTATCGAATCAACATCGCACAAATACGATCGGCATTGAATCCAACTCAATTGGAGCAACCCGGCTGAACGGGACCCGATCAGCCCGGATGATCGGGCCGGTCCGTGACCGTGATCAGCGTCTGCAGCCCGTGGGCGCAGGCGGTGCGGCGGCCGTCCTTCTCGACTTCGACCTCGAGCTCGCAAACCGTGAGCGTCCGGCCGGAGCGGATGACCCGGCCAGTCGCGATCAGCAGATCGCCGTCGGCCGGCGCCAGCAGGTTGATCTTGAACTCGACGGTCAGGACCGAGCTTGCCGCCGGGAACAGGGTGAACCCGGCATAGCCGCCCGCTGAATCGGCGATCGTGCCGGTGACGCCCGCGTGGAAATAGCCGTGCTGCTGGCTGAGCTCCGGGCGATAGGGCAGCACGATCTCGCAGAAGCCCGGCTCGATGCGGGAGAGGCGTGCGCCCAGATGCGCCATGATGCCCTGGCGCTCGAAGCTCGCGGTGACGCGCGCCGCGAAGTCCGGGTCGCGCGGGGCGAAGGACCGCCGCTCCGTCATGGCTTGCTGCTCCCGTTCGGCGCGATGAGCGCTGCGTCCTCGGCGAGGTCGAGCGCCTCGCCCTCGATCAGACTGTCGGCGCCGGCATCGACCACCTGATAGGCGCCGAGATTGCCCGGCACCGGCTTGCCGGGCCGGAGTCCCAGCTGCTGCATCTGCCGCGCGCGGGGCAGCAGGCGCCCGTTGAGCGTGCCGGTCAGCTTGGCGAAGCCGTCCGCCGCCTGCTTGATGCCGCGCCCGACCGAGGCTGCGTGACCGACCGCGACCGACAGGCTCTCGAGCAGCTTTTCCGCGGCACCGACGATGCGCGCCTGGTTTTCGATCTGGCGCATCAGGCTGATCTCGACCGCGGCGAAGCCGATAATGCAGGCGAGGCCTGAGGGACCTGCCGGAATGATCTGCACGTCCGCGGCCTTGCGCGCGAAGTCGGGATCGGCCCGACCCAGCTTCTCGATCGCCGCCTCGTTCGGCAGATACATGACCGAGAGCACGCGGCTCACCTCGCCCTCGCGGCCTGACTTGCGGAAGCCCGACTGCACGGCGCCGCGATAATCCTTGTCGGCCAGGTCCTTGAGATGCTGGTTCATGGTGCGGGCGAGGCTCTGATAGGCCACCGCCTCGCCGGCCGTCCCCTCCGCCTCGGCCAGGTCGAGGAGATGCTTCGACGCCTTGGAATCGATCACCAGCACCGCGTCGCCCGGCAGGAAGACGATGGCGTCGGGCCTGAGCTTGCGCTCGGCCTCGGCGCCATAGACGGTCTGCTGCAGCACGAAGTCCCGCCCCTGCTCGAGCCCGAAGGATTTCAGCGTGTTGGCGAGGCCGATCTCGGCGAAGTAGCCGGCACCGCCCGGGCTCGAGAGCGCGCGCTGGATCGTGTCGATCATCTGCGCCTTCTCGGTCACCTGGCCCTTCAGCTGCGAGACGCCGTCGCCCAGCGCCTGCACCTCCTGCCGGAGCGCCGCCGTCGTCTGGGCCAGCTGCTTCTCGGCCGCCAGCTTCGCCTCGGCCGTCTCGCGCTTGTGGTCCTCGAGCAGCTTGCTCGATATCTGCTGCGCCGTCTGGAACACGCCGGCCTTCGTCGTCTCCAGGAACTCGGTCCGCGTCTTCTCCCAGTCAGCCATCTGCTGGCGGATGCTCTCGGCCTGCTGACGCGCGAGGGCCGCGTCGGTCTCGGCCCGATGCGCCGCGGCGCGTGCTGAGGCCTCGCCCTCGTGAGCGCGATCGAGCGCCGCCTGCAGGTCGAGCCGGCGGCTCTCGGCGATCTCCGCCGCGGCACGCGCCTCGCCGAGCGACGCCTCCAGCGCCGCCCGCGCCCGTCCGCCGCGCCACAGCGCCGCGAGGAAGCCCAGCGCCAATCCGGCGATCGCGGCGATCGCCACCGTCAGCCCGTCCATCGTTCCTTGGTCCCGCTCCGATCGTTCTGTCGGCGGACGATAGCAGCCGTGCGGGCGGCCGCGACAGCGGCTGCTTGACCCAAACCGGCGAAAGCCATACCTCTGCCGACAGAAGTCCAGCAATCCCAACGAGTCCGACTTTCCATGGCCAAGTTGCCCATCGTCCTTGCTCCCGATCCCGTCTTGAAGGCGAAGGCAAAGCCGATCGAGCAGGTCGACGACTCGATCCGCCGCCTGATGGACGACATGCTGGAGACGATGTACGCCGCCCCCGGCATCGGGCTCGCGGCCAACCAGGTGGGCGTGCTGCAGCGCGTGCTGGTGCTGGACGTGGCGCGCGAGGGCGAGCCGCCGCGGCCGATGGGCATGGCCAACCCCGAGGTCTTCTGGCAGTCGGACGAACTCTCGACCTACAACGAGGGCTGCCTGTCGCTGCCGGAGCAATATGCCGACATCACGCGGCCGGCCGAGGTCAAGGTCCGCTACCTCGACCGGGACGGCAAGCGCCAGGAGCTCGAGGCCGACGGCCTGCTCGCGACCTGCGTGCAGCACGAGATCGATCACCTGAACGGCGTGCTGTTCGTCGACTACCTATCGGCGCTGAAGCGCAACATGATCATGCGCAAGCTCGCCAAGCTGAAGAAGCAGAAGGCCGAAGACGGCGAGTAAGCCGACGATGGTCAGCACCCCGCTCCGCCTCGCCTTCATGGGTACGCCGGATTTCGCCGTCCCGGTGCTGGGGGGGCTCGTCCGGGCCGGGTACGAGATCGCAGCCGTCTATTGCCAGCCGCCGCGCCCGACCGGCCGGGGCCACAAGACGCAGCCCTCGCCGGTCCAGGCCCGCGCGGAGGCGCTGGGCCTGCCGGTCCGGCATCCGGTCTCGTTCAAGCCCGAGGAGGAGAAGGCAGCATTCGCGGCACTCGGGCTCGATGCTGCCGTGGTCGCGGCCTACGGCCTGATCCTGCCGCGCGCGATCCTGGAGGCGCCGCGGCTCGGCTGCCTCAACGTCCATGGCTCGCTCTTGCCGCGCTGGCGCGGGGCAGCACCCATCCAGCGCGCCATCATGGCCGGCGATCCGGCGACGGGCATCACGATCATGCAGATGGACGTCGGGCTCGACACCGGCGCCATGCTCTTGAGGGGCACCGTGCCGATCGGCCCTGAAACGACGGCCGAGAGCCTGCACGATGCCCTCGCGGCCCTCGGCGCCGAGCTGATCGTGCCGGCGCTCGATGGCGTGGCGGCCGGCACGCTCGTACCCGAACCGCAGCCGGAGGACGGCGTTACCTACGCGGCGAAGCTCACCCGCGAGGAGGGCGCGCTCGACTTCCGCGAGGATGCCGCCGCGCTCGACCGCAAGATCCGCGCGCTCAATCCCTGGCCCGGCGTCTGGTTCGAGCATCAGGGCGAGCGCATCAAGGTGCTGGCAGCCCAGCCGGAGGCCGGTGACGGCGCGCCCAGCACCGTAATCGACGATGATCTGGGCATCGCCTGCGGCACGGGCGTGCTGAGACCCACCCTGCTGCAGCGGCCGGGCCGCGCGCCGGTCGAGCGGCGCGCGTTCCTGAACGGCACCCGGATTGCAGCGGGCGAGGTGCTGCCGTGCCCCGCTACAAACTGACCATCGAGTACGACGGCACTGGCCTGCTCGGCTGGCAACGCCAGCCGATGGGCCCGTCGGTCCAGGAGATCCTGGAAACCGCAGTCGAGCGCTTCAGCGGTGCCTGTGCCTTCGTGCAGGGCGCCGGGCGGACCGATGCCGGGGTGCATGCGACCGGCCAGGTCGCCCATGTCGACCTGGAGCGCGACTATCGCCCCTACGTCGTGATGA
Coding sequences within it:
- a CDS encoding pentapeptide repeat-containing protein, whose amino-acid sequence is MTAAPVVPVDLVPALAAHRLILEGRPNGQRLSMRGVTLTGTDLERQRLSLAMLAGADLSHARLARSFLDGADLFGANLTGADLTEATMIGADLRGATLAKARLRGTNLERADLRPGQLVVWLSTRQVSRSQSAVLAGADLSRAKLVEADLSLADLTGANLRGANFHNTMLFAANLNGADLSGANFGRARLKGALLNNCRIEGADFRGADLRQAKLRNTDLSAALLDGAQISDESSRDRREPLSAVLKELLTLHREWIATNGAAGARLDQSKAALHGTSLAGFDLSGACFSEADLTLADLADAKLCLAQFDGARLGRAQLTGADLSGANLAGAVLDLAHMAGAKLGPMALLTPEGRPAGRDWPVDLRGASLRGADLRGADLRGVRLEGTTFEGANLAGADLRGADVRQANFTDASLTGVLRDHG
- a CDS encoding pentapeptide repeat-containing protein codes for the protein MKSADLLQAISEHRLYLDGKPHGRLLNLKGAALSGTDLSKQRLQFAHLAGADLSLAILSRSSIDNADLGGANLAGANLSHATLVGADLRGANLRKANLQGANLEQADLGPGQGVILVGGERRVREAPADLTGANLRGTRLVSVKAPGANFGYANLTDADLAGAMLDGANLTGTDLTRANFTGASLRATLLNNARVDAARFDGADLRRAELRNVDLGKASCQGVVLNDGEPPLDDESFRLRLSQHIEWIVTNGVGGRRLDLSGASLAGFNLARADLSGAKLTDCDLSGADLRGAKLCLAQLDKARLRDCQLAGADLSGASLAKADLAGARLNGARLGPMPIRGTDGRSTGRDWPADLRGASLVRADLGGADLRRARLEGADFTAADLTTADLRGSDYMNAVLGGAKLTGASYET
- a CDS encoding PaaI family thioesterase; this encodes MTERRSFAPRDPDFAARVTASFERQGIMAHLGARLSRIEPGFCEIVLPYRPELSQQHGYFHAGVTGTIADSAGGYAGFTLFPAASSVLTVEFKINLLAPADGDLLIATGRVIRSGRTLTVCELEVEVEKDGRRTACAHGLQTLITVTDRPDHPG
- a CDS encoding DNA recombination protein RmuC gives rise to the protein MDGLTVAIAAIAGLALGFLAALWRGGRARAALEASLGEARAAAEIAESRRLDLQAALDRAHEGEASARAAAHRAETDAALARQQAESIRQQMADWEKTRTEFLETTKAGVFQTAQQISSKLLEDHKRETAEAKLAAEKQLAQTTAALRQEVQALGDGVSQLKGQVTEKAQMIDTIQRALSSPGGAGYFAEIGLANTLKSFGLEQGRDFVLQQTVYGAEAERKLRPDAIVFLPGDAVLVIDSKASKHLLDLAEAEGTAGEAVAYQSLARTMNQHLKDLADKDYRGAVQSGFRKSGREGEVSRVLSVMYLPNEAAIEKLGRADPDFARKAADVQIIPAGPSGLACIIGFAAVEISLMRQIENQARIVGAAEKLLESLSVAVGHAASVGRGIKQAADGFAKLTGTLNGRLLPRARQMQQLGLRPGKPVPGNLGAYQVVDAGADSLIEGEALDLAEDAALIAPNGSSKP
- the def gene encoding peptide deformylase; translated protein: MAKLPIVLAPDPVLKAKAKPIEQVDDSIRRLMDDMLETMYAAPGIGLAANQVGVLQRVLVLDVAREGEPPRPMGMANPEVFWQSDELSTYNEGCLSLPEQYADITRPAEVKVRYLDRDGKRQELEADGLLATCVQHEIDHLNGVLFVDYLSALKRNMIMRKLAKLKKQKAEDGE
- the fmt gene encoding methionyl-tRNA formyltransferase, giving the protein MVSTPLRLAFMGTPDFAVPVLGGLVRAGYEIAAVYCQPPRPTGRGHKTQPSPVQARAEALGLPVRHPVSFKPEEEKAAFAALGLDAAVVAAYGLILPRAILEAPRLGCLNVHGSLLPRWRGAAPIQRAIMAGDPATGITIMQMDVGLDTGAMLLRGTVPIGPETTAESLHDALAALGAELIVPALDGVAAGTLVPEPQPEDGVTYAAKLTREEGALDFREDAAALDRKIRALNPWPGVWFEHQGERIKVLAAQPEAGDGAPSTVIDDDLGIACGTGVLRPTLLQRPGRAPVERRAFLNGTRIAAGEVLPCPATN